One part of the Sorangiineae bacterium MSr11954 genome encodes these proteins:
- a CDS encoding serine/threonine protein kinase: MSASAEVGEVLAGKYRVERVLGAGGMGVVVAARHVTLGSLVALKFMIPSALDVAGAAERFIREAQAVARLRGDHIAHVTDLGTLDTGAPYIVMEFLDGADLDAVIRVRGRLPVAEAVEYMIGTCKAMVEAHGAGIIHRDLKPHNLLAPAIF; this comes from the coding sequence ATGAGCGCTTCTGCTGAAGTGGGGGAGGTCCTCGCGGGCAAATACCGCGTGGAGCGGGTGCTCGGCGCGGGCGGAATGGGCGTTGTCGTAGCGGCACGACATGTCACATTGGGATCCCTCGTTGCGCTCAAATTCATGATTCCATCCGCGCTCGATGTTGCGGGAGCAGCGGAGCGTTTCATTCGCGAAGCACAGGCGGTCGCTCGACTGCGTGGAGATCACATCGCCCACGTCACGGATCTTGGCACACTCGATACGGGCGCGCCCTACATCGTCATGGAGTTTCTCGACGGTGCTGATCTCGACGCCGTGATCAGAGTTCGCGGGCGCCTTCCCGTTGCCGAAGCGGTCGAGTACATGATCGGCACGTGCAAAGCGATGGTCGAGGCGCATGGCGCCGGGATCATCCATCGCGATCTCAAGCCTCACAATTTGTTAGCACCCGCGATCTTTTGA